A window of Dorea formicigenerans contains these coding sequences:
- a CDS encoding CHC2 zinc finger domain-containing protein produces the protein MNVFEVVKENVTARQAAEAYGLKVGRTGMACCPFHSDKSPSMKLDERYYCFGCGATGDAVDLTAKLFGIGLREAAVKLAEDFGLNYDSRQKPSVRPRIREPTPEQKYQKEENHCYKVLTDYFHLLREWEKKYAPKQPDEEWNPLFAEALHRKNYIEYLLDILLYGSLEERKALVAEQRKEVLKLEQRIAELSADRTMYSRRNPKQLRAERER, from the coding sequence ATGAATGTATTTGAAGTTGTAAAAGAAAATGTTACTGCCCGACAAGCCGCAGAAGCCTATGGCTTGAAAGTGGGTCGCACAGGTATGGCGTGTTGTCCGTTTCACTCGGATAAGTCCCCCAGTATGAAGCTGGATGAACGCTATTACTGTTTTGGCTGCGGAGCAACCGGAGATGCTGTTGATCTGACAGCGAAGCTATTCGGTATCGGGCTGAGGGAAGCTGCTGTCAAACTTGCTGAAGATTTTGGTCTTAACTATGACAGCCGACAAAAGCCCAGTGTCCGCCCTCGTATTCGTGAGCCGACACCGGAGCAGAAATATCAAAAAGAAGAAAATCATTGCTACAAGGTGCTGACAGATTATTTTCATCTTCTTAGAGAATGGGAAAAGAAATACGCTCCTAAACAGCCGGATGAGGAATGGAATCCCCTGTTTGCAGAAGCACTGCATAGGAAGAACTATATCGAATATCTGCTTGATATTCTTCTGTATGGTTCATTGGAGGAACGAAAAGCACTTGTGGCAGAACAGAGAAAGGAGGTGTTAAAACTTGAACAGCGAATTGCAGAACTGTCAGCAGACAGAACCATGTACAGTAGAAGAAATCCGAAACAGCTTAGAGCAGAGCGAGAAAGGTAA
- a CDS encoding DUF3851 domain-containing protein translates to MIMNPNILNKNPLMFFDRAVNAQRSQLLTVMADAVSECRTAADQAAELNETGQVGLLRLAEVWSTIRAKEGMGGLVLEGTEAKILSDVVAQFYAYLSGCMFNDPVGMAIYAELHYMMSSLMLGEWFE, encoded by the coding sequence ATGATTATGAACCCCAACATTTTGAATAAAAACCCGCTGATGTTTTTTGACAGGGCGGTAAATGCCCAGCGCAGCCAGCTGCTTACGGTCATGGCCGATGCGGTAAGTGAGTGCCGCACGGCGGCAGATCAGGCAGCCGAACTGAATGAGACCGGTCAGGTGGGGCTGCTCCGTCTGGCAGAGGTCTGGAGCACCATCCGTGCCAAAGAAGGTATGGGGGGACTGGTTCTGGAAGGAACCGAAGCGAAGATTCTGTCCGATGTGGTGGCACAGTTTTATGCCTACCTGTCCGGCTGTATGTTCAACGATCCGGTGGGAATGGCCATTTATGCAGAGCTGCACTACATGATGTCCTCCCTCATGCTGGGAGAATGGTTTGAATAA
- a CDS encoding DUF4366 domain-containing protein — protein sequence MKNKRICKTLSALCLTMVVAFGFTIPAFAQGSEQAPAAPAEDSTNDSNVIVEETEPAPALTPEGNAALVDDFGGNKQLITVTTKAGNYFYILIDRANEDKETAVHFLNQVDDADLAALMEDGKTKEEMPAVCSCSTKCEAGAVNTACPVCATDKSKCTGKAPEPPAETSEPEKEKPAGLNPAALVLLLALLGGGGVFAYLKLVKNKPKTKGNDSLDDYDYGEEDSEEWETEDEESDEPDVDGGSTEEDDEDSVK from the coding sequence ATGAAGAATAAAAGAATTTGCAAAACACTTTCCGCCCTTTGCCTGACAATGGTTGTGGCATTTGGCTTTACAATCCCTGCTTTCGCACAGGGGTCAGAACAGGCTCCGGCGGCACCGGCAGAGGATTCTACCAATGACAGCAATGTGATTGTGGAAGAAACAGAACCGGCACCGGCACTTACACCGGAGGGGAATGCGGCATTGGTGGATGATTTTGGAGGCAATAAGCAGCTTATTACTGTTACGACCAAAGCTGGAAATTACTTTTACATCTTGATTGATAGGGCGAATGAGGACAAGGAGACTGCTGTTCACTTTCTGAATCAGGTGGACGATGCAGACCTTGCGGCGCTGATGGAAGATGGAAAAACCAAAGAGGAGATGCCTGCGGTATGCAGCTGTTCAACAAAATGTGAAGCAGGGGCGGTCAATACGGCCTGCCCGGTCTGCGCAACTGATAAGAGTAAATGTACGGGCAAAGCACCGGAACCTCCGGCAGAAACATCGGAGCCGGAAAAGGAGAAGCCTGCCGGATTGAACCCGGCTGCGCTGGTCCTTTTGCTGGCTCTGCTGGGAGGCGGTGGCGTATTTGCCTACTTGAAGCTCGTTAAGAACAAGCCTAAGACCAAGGGCAATGACAGTCTGGACGATTATGATTATGGCGAGGAAGATTCCGAGGAATGGGAAACCGAGGATGAGGAGTCGGACGAACCGGACGTTGACGGGGGCAGCACAGAAGAAGATGACGAGGACAGCGTGAAATGA
- a CDS encoding DUF5104 domain-containing protein: MKKVLLFSSVIIILGLTGCSNKYFNDWFSSEQNETDKICQQVIEAYKQQDSEKLKSLFSEESKKNIENLDTEISAFFDYIEGSIQSFEGDCASSSESNYGKRKTELDGMYLILTEKERYCMNFYMYSEDDENAQNVGIYKIEIALESEVAEDNFIWDNPPNGIFVGGQN; encoded by the coding sequence ATGAAAAAGGTATTGTTGTTTTCCAGTGTGATTATTATACTCGGTTTAACAGGCTGCTCTAACAAGTATTTCAATGACTGGTTTAGCTCTGAACAAAATGAAACGGATAAAATATGTCAACAAGTTATTGAGGCATATAAGCAACAGGATTCAGAGAAACTCAAATCTCTATTTTCCGAAGAAAGCAAAAAGAACATTGAGAATTTAGACACTGAAATCTCTGCTTTTTTCGATTATATTGAGGGCAGTATCCAAAGTTTTGAGGGCGATTGTGCATCATCAAGTGAAAGCAACTATGGTAAAAGGAAAACGGAATTGGATGGTATGTATCTCATATTGACAGAGAAGGAAAGGTATTGTATGAATTTTTATATGTATAGTGAGGATGATGAAAATGCCCAAAATGTGGGGATATATAAAATTGAAATTGCATTGGAGAGCGAAGTGGCTGAGGATAATTTTATATGGGATAATCCCCCAAACGGTATTTTTGTTGGAGGACAAAATTGA
- a CDS encoding recombinase family protein, with product MRRKKDRSNGITALYERLSRDDDNAGESNSIVHQKQMLEDYAIKHGFTNLVHFTDDGWSGATFDRPSWNRLVEGVKNGEITACICKDMSRIGRDHLQVGFFTDILFREKEVRFIAINNGIDSDRQETSEFAPFLNIMNEWFVRDTSKKIKAVLKSRGSSGNAHTSNIPPYGYLKDPENPDHWIIDEEAAEVVRRIYRMTIEGKGPYQIARELSEEKIERPSYYLGKKGLGNHASNYDKENPYMWRGNQVTTLIARPEYIGKTVNFRTFKNSYKDKKTKRADKEDWVVFDDTQEPIVDEETWLLAQKLRQNVRKADPMGEPNVLTGKIYCADCGAPMYNHRQRKGRERIYYTAKGEKRTSYSNPADCYECSTYNLAYQKYDRHCTCHHISTKALKSIILKTIQETCHYVSLNEREFVYSLQEESAMKDIAASETVKNRIERNQKRVHELDMLIRKIYEDNVIGRLPDRLFQSMLTDYENEQNELNKIIETDTADMQRIIGGQNNVERFLKLVKKYENITELTPAMINEFIDKILVHEPQGKGADRTTEVEIYLNYVGQFQVPVEQHEPTEEERIAAEKEAERLRRKRESNRKYMKKIREKSKEFAEHERIAEEKSSDSNVCVEQNATSKSNRQKVKGEKIA from the coding sequence ATGAGAAGAAAAAAAGATAGAAGCAATGGCATTACTGCTTTGTATGAAAGACTGTCTCGTGATGATGATAATGCTGGAGAGAGTAACAGTATCGTTCATCAAAAGCAAATGCTTGAAGATTATGCTATAAAACATGGCTTTACGAATCTTGTTCATTTTACCGATGATGGTTGGAGTGGAGCGACCTTTGACAGACCTTCATGGAACAGACTTGTTGAAGGTGTTAAAAACGGAGAAATCACTGCCTGTATCTGCAAGGATATGTCCAGAATTGGCAGAGATCATCTGCAAGTAGGTTTTTTCACTGACATTCTGTTTAGAGAAAAGGAAGTTCGATTTATAGCAATCAATAATGGTATTGACAGTGACCGTCAAGAAACCAGTGAGTTTGCCCCTTTTCTGAATATCATGAATGAGTGGTTTGTCAGGGACACAAGTAAGAAAATTAAAGCTGTACTGAAATCCAGAGGTTCTTCCGGCAACGCTCATACAAGTAATATCCCACCATACGGCTATTTGAAAGACCCCGAAAACCCCGACCATTGGATTATTGATGAAGAAGCTGCTGAAGTAGTCCGCAGAATTTATCGCATGACTATTGAGGGAAAAGGACCTTATCAGATAGCAAGAGAACTTTCAGAAGAAAAAATAGAAAGACCATCTTATTATCTTGGCAAAAAGGGACTTGGAAATCATGCAAGCAACTATGACAAAGAAAATCCGTATATGTGGCGAGGAAATCAGGTTACTACTCTGATTGCCCGACCAGAGTATATCGGAAAGACTGTCAATTTCAGGACATTCAAAAATTCCTATAAGGACAAAAAGACGAAAAGGGCAGATAAGGAAGATTGGGTGGTTTTTGATGATACACAAGAGCCTATTGTCGATGAAGAAACATGGCTGCTTGCTCAAAAGTTAAGACAGAATGTAAGAAAAGCAGATCCTATGGGCGAGCCTAATGTTCTGACCGGAAAGATTTACTGTGCTGATTGTGGTGCGCCGATGTATAATCACAGGCAGCGGAAAGGGCGAGAAAGAATATACTATACTGCCAAAGGCGAAAAAAGGACAAGTTATTCCAATCCGGCAGATTGTTATGAATGTTCCACATATAATCTTGCTTATCAGAAGTATGACCGACATTGTACTTGCCACCATATTTCAACAAAAGCACTTAAAAGCATCATTCTGAAAACCATACAGGAGACTTGCCATTATGTTTCTTTGAATGAGCGGGAGTTTGTTTATTCTCTGCAAGAAGAATCGGCGATGAAAGATATTGCTGCTTCTGAAACTGTAAAAAACCGCATTGAAAGAAATCAGAAGCGAGTTCACGAACTGGATATGCTTATCAGGAAAATCTATGAAGATAATGTGATTGGAAGATTGCCGGACAGGCTTTTTCAGAGTATGCTTACTGATTATGAAAATGAGCAGAACGAGCTGAACAAGATTATTGAGACTGACACCGCTGATATGCAACGGATTATAGGCGGTCAAAATAATGTGGAGCGTTTTCTAAAGCTGGTTAAAAAGTATGAGAACATTACAGAACTTACTCCTGCCATGATAAATGAATTTATCGACAAAATTCTGGTTCACGAGCCACAAGGAAAAGGTGCAGACCGCACCACAGAGGTGGAGATATATCTTAACTATGTCGGGCAATTTCAAGTACCTGTGGAGCAGCATGAACCAACAGAGGAAGAAAGGATTGCTGCTGAAAAAGAGGCGGAACGACTTCGCAGAAAACGAGAATCCAATCGTAAGTATATGAAAAAGATTCGTGAGAAATCAAAAGAATTTGCGGAGCATGAGCGTATAGCAGAAGAAAAAAGTTCTGATAGCAATGTGTGTGTTGAACAGAACGCCACAAGCAAATCAAATCGGCAAAAAGTGAAAGGAGAAAAAATAGCATGA
- a CDS encoding DUF6560 family protein: protein MNDFLRMCFNIITQIGPYLVVLLLLKYLVNLQQKRAKEREEEQKKGIIRTHYTIKTEKFLVVAFIVGTIFFACCTAMSLREKEDMFVICIFGIFFLVGISGIVNMVMWKLEVNGDEITWRSTFGRKRTFHFEDITYCERKKGSMRVYVNGEKLFTIDSNIDKEEFMEDIERRRIPVKSYWANQHKKNRK from the coding sequence ATGAATGATTTTTTACGAATGTGTTTTAATATAATTACACAAATAGGTCCCTATTTAGTTGTACTTCTTCTTTTGAAATATCTTGTAAATCTTCAACAAAAGAGAGCTAAAGAACGAGAGGAAGAACAGAAAAAGGGAATAATTAGAACGCATTATACAATAAAAACAGAGAAATTCCTTGTCGTGGCATTTATCGTAGGTACAATATTTTTTGCTTGTTGTACGGCTATGAGTCTTAGGGAAAAAGAAGATATGTTTGTCATTTGTATATTTGGAATATTTTTTTTAGTAGGCATAAGCGGAATAGTCAATATGGTAATGTGGAAACTGGAAGTGAACGGAGATGAAATCACATGGCGTTCAACTTTTGGCAGAAAGAGAACTTTTCACTTTGAAGACATTACCTATTGCGAGAGAAAGAAAGGTTCTATGCGTGTATATGTAAATGGAGAAAAATTATTTACCATTGATAGTAATATTGACAAAGAAGAATTTATGGAGGATATAGAGAGAAGAAGAATCCCTGTAAAATCTTACTGGGCAAATCAGCATAAGAAAAATCGTAAATGA
- a CDS encoding VirB4-like conjugal transfer ATPase, CD1110 family, whose protein sequence is MQPVKTKKKLSRADKKQIEAAIARANRTDKKGKSAQDSIPYERMWPDGICRVSDSHYTKTIQFQDINYQLSQNEDKTAIFEGWCDFLNYFDSSIHFQLSFLNLAASEETFANSISIPPQRDAFDSIREEYTTMLQNQLARGNNGLIKTKYLTFGIDADSIKAAKPRLERIETDILNNFKRLGVAARTLDGKERLFQLHAVFHMDEQLPFQFEWDWLAPSGLSTKDFIAPSSFEFRTGKQFRMGKKYGTVSFLQILAPELNDRLLADFLDMESSLIVSMHIQSVDQVKAIKTVKRKITDLDRSKIEEQKKAVRAGYDMDIIPSDLATYGSEAKKLLQDLQSRNERMFLLTFLVLNTADNPRQLGNNIFQAGSIAQKYNCQLTRLDFQQEEGLMSCLPLGINQIEIQRGLTTSSTAIFVPFTTQELFQNGKEALYYGINALSNNLIMVDRKLLKNPNGLILGTPGSGKSFSAKREIANCFLLTSDDVIICDPEAEYAPLVERLHGQVIKISPTSTNYINPMDLNLDYSDDESPLSLKSDFILSLCELIVGGKEGLQPVQKTIIDRCVRLVYNEYLNDPKPENMPILEDLYNLLREQEEKEAQYIATALEIYVTGSLNVFNHQSNVDIDNRIVCYDIKELGKQLKKIGMLVVQDQVWNRVTINRAAHKSTRYYIDEMHLLLKEEQTAAYTVEIWKRFRKWGGIPTGITQNVKDLLSSREVENIFENSDFVYMLNQAGGDRQILAKQLGISTHQLSYVTHSGEGEGLLFYGSTILPFVDHFPKNTELYRIMTTKPQELKKEDE, encoded by the coding sequence GTGCAGCCGGTAAAGACAAAGAAAAAACTGTCCCGCGCCGATAAGAAGCAGATCGAAGCGGCCATTGCCCGCGCTAACCGCACGGACAAAAAAGGAAAATCTGCGCAGGACAGTATCCCTTATGAACGGATGTGGCCGGACGGAATCTGCCGCGTATCGGACAGCCACTACACAAAGACCATCCAGTTTCAGGACATCAACTATCAGCTCTCCCAAAACGAAGATAAGACGGCAATCTTTGAGGGTTGGTGTGATTTCCTCAATTATTTTGATAGCTCGATTCATTTCCAGCTGTCTTTTTTGAACCTTGCGGCATCGGAGGAGACCTTTGCTAACTCCATTTCCATCCCGCCCCAGAGGGACGCCTTTGACAGTATCCGCGAGGAATACACCACAATGCTGCAAAATCAGCTGGCCAGAGGTAACAACGGTCTCATCAAGACCAAATACCTGACCTTTGGTATCGACGCGGACAGCATCAAAGCCGCCAAGCCCCGTCTGGAGCGTATTGAGACCGATATACTTAATAACTTCAAGCGTCTTGGTGTAGCTGCCAGAACGCTGGACGGTAAAGAAAGGCTTTTTCAGCTTCATGCGGTATTCCACATGGATGAACAACTCCCGTTTCAGTTTGAATGGGACTGGCTGGCTCCTTCCGGTCTGTCCACAAAGGATTTTATTGCACCAAGCTCCTTTGAGTTCCGCACCGGCAAGCAGTTCCGTATGGGTAAGAAATACGGGACTGTTTCTTTTTTGCAGATTCTCGCACCGGAACTGAATGACCGTTTGCTGGCTGATTTTCTGGATATGGAAAGCTCGCTCATTGTGAGTATGCACATTCAGTCGGTGGATCAGGTGAAAGCCATCAAAACGGTAAAGCGGAAGATTACCGACCTGGACCGCAGCAAGATCGAGGAACAGAAAAAAGCAGTCCGTGCCGGATACGACATGGACATCATTCCATCTGACCTTGCTACCTACGGCAGTGAAGCAAAAAAACTCTTGCAGGATTTGCAGAGCCGCAACGAGAGAATGTTCCTTTTGACCTTTCTGGTGCTGAACACAGCGGACAATCCCCGTCAGCTTGGCAACAACATCTTTCAGGCAGGCTCTATTGCCCAGAAGTATAACTGTCAGCTGACCAGGCTGGACTTCCAGCAGGAAGAAGGGCTGATGAGCTGTCTGCCTCTGGGTATCAATCAGATTGAGATTCAGCGAGGACTGACCACCAGTTCCACAGCTATCTTTGTGCCCTTTACTACGCAGGAACTGTTCCAGAACGGGAAAGAAGCTCTGTACTACGGCATCAATGCTCTGTCCAACAACCTCATCATGGTGGATCGAAAGCTGCTGAAAAATCCAAACGGCTTGATTTTGGGTACGCCAGGTTCCGGTAAGTCCTTCAGCGCAAAACGAGAAATTGCCAACTGCTTTTTGCTTACCAGTGATGATGTCATTATCTGTGACCCGGAAGCGGAGTACGCACCTCTTGTTGAGCGTCTGCATGGGCAGGTCATCAAGATCTCACCTACTTCAACCAACTATATCAATCCGATGGATCTGAATCTGGACTATTCGGATGATGAAAGCCCGCTGTCACTCAAGTCTGACTTTATCCTCAGCTTGTGTGAGCTGATCGTGGGCGGTAAGGAGGGCTTGCAGCCGGTGCAGAAAACCATTATTGACCGTTGTGTACGGCTGGTTTACAACGAATATCTCAATGACCCAAAGCCGGAGAATATGCCGATTTTGGAGGACCTTTATAACTTGCTGCGGGAGCAGGAAGAAAAAGAAGCTCAGTACATTGCAACGGCATTGGAAATCTATGTAACGGGTTCTTTGAATGTGTTCAATCATCAGAGCAATGTGGACATTGATAACCGGATTGTCTGCTATGACATCAAGGAACTGGGCAAGCAGCTCAAGAAAATCGGTATGCTGGTGGTACAGGATCAGGTGTGGAACCGCGTTACCATCAACCGTGCCGCTCACAAGTCTACCCGCTACTACATCGACGAGATGCACCTGCTTTTGAAGGAGGAGCAGACCGCCGCCTATACGGTGGAAATTTGGAAGCGATTCAGAAAATGGGGCGGTATTCCGACAGGTATCACCCAGAATGTCAAAGACCTTTTGAGCAGCCGCGAGGTGGAAAATATCTTTGAAAATTCTGACTTCGTGTATATGCTCAACCAGGCAGGCGGAGACCGTCAGATCCTCGCCAAGCAGCTGGGTATTTCCACACACCAATTATCTTATGTGACCCACTCCGGTGAGGGCGAGGGCCTGCTGTTCTATGGCTCCACGATCCTGCCGTTTGTAGACCACTTCCCGAAGAACACCGAACTTTACCGCATTATGACCACCAAACCTCAAGAATTGAAAAAGGAGGATGAATGA
- a CDS encoding DUF4315 family protein, translating to MAKNKIERIDQEIEKTREKIAEYQEKLKTLEAQKTEAENLEIVQMVRALRMTPAQLNAMLSGGMNHGRDTALSESNNQEATAYEE from the coding sequence ATGGCAAAAAACAAAATTGAACGTATCGACCAGGAAATTGAGAAAACCCGTGAGAAGATTGCGGAATATCAGGAAAAGCTCAAGACCTTGGAAGCACAGAAAACGGAGGCAGAGAATCTGGAAATCGTTCAGATGGTTCGTGCGTTACGCATGACTCCAGCACAGCTGAACGCTATGCTTTCCGGTGGAATGAACCACGGCAGAGATACAGCACTGTCGGAATCAAATAATCAGGAGGCTACCGCTTATGAAGAATAA
- a CDS encoding TnpV protein, translated as MTELKSRIHDESNGLDYVLVGDYYVPDLKLPEEHRPIGMWGRLHRTYLEQYRPARFSALCLSGELHTYLADLNEQATERCSLIIEQMKQAEGVTETMKADNQMLWVQSMNSIRNRAEEIIRQEMIYC; from the coding sequence ATGACAGAATTGAAATCACGAATCCATGACGAAAGCAACGGTCTGGACTATGTTCTTGTGGGTGATTACTATGTGCCGGACTTGAAGCTACCGGAGGAACACCGCCCTATCGGTATGTGGGGCAGACTGCACAGGACATATTTGGAGCAGTACCGCCCTGCAAGGTTCTCTGCCCTCTGTTTATCCGGCGAACTGCATACTTACCTTGCTGATCTGAACGAACAGGCAACGGAAAGGTGCAGCCTTATCATTGAGCAGATGAAACAAGCCGAGGGCGTGACCGAAACCATGAAAGCAGACAATCAGATGTTGTGGGTACAGTCCATGAACTCTATCCGTAACCGAGCCGAAGAAATCATCAGACAGGAAATGATTTACTGCTGA
- a CDS encoding CD1108 family mobile element protein yields MNKEPRLRFTDEERSDPALEKPIRKAEKAAARADKAQANIPKKKVRQTVIDPNTGKKTSKLTFEDKKKPPSKVSQGVREAPVHLVAGKLHKEIRETEQDNVGVESAHKSEEAVETGAYLVREGYRSHKLKPYRKAAQAERQLEKANVNVLYQKSLQENPQFASNPFSRWQQKQAIKKQYAAAKHAGQTAGNTAQAASKTGKAVRTVKEKAQQAGAFVMRHKKGFLMAGVLFLVTCMLMNTMSSCSMMAQSIGSVLSGTTYPSDDPEMLAVEADYAAREVQLQEEIDNIESSHPGYDEYRYDLGMIGHDPHELAAFLSAVLQGYTQQSAQAELARVFAAQYQLTLTEEVEIRYRTETSTDPETGETTSEEVPYEYYILNVKLTSKPISAVASELLTPEQMEMYQVYRQTMGNKPLLFGGGSPDMSNSEDLTGVQFVNGTRPGNPQLVELAKRQVGNVGGYPYWSWYGFDSRVEWCACFVSWCYNQAGKSEPRFAGCEWQGVPWFQSHGQWGARGYNNLAPGDAIFFDWDLDGTADHVGIVIGTDGSRVYTVEGNSGDACKIKSYDLNYQSIKGYGLMNW; encoded by the coding sequence TTGAATAAGGAACCGCGCCTGCGCTTTACTGATGAGGAACGGTCTGACCCTGCACTGGAAAAGCCAATCCGTAAAGCGGAGAAAGCTGCGGCCAGAGCAGATAAGGCGCAGGCCAATATTCCGAAGAAAAAGGTCAGGCAGACGGTCATTGACCCGAATACCGGAAAAAAGACCTCGAAGCTGACCTTTGAGGACAAGAAAAAGCCACCTTCCAAAGTTTCTCAAGGAGTCAGGGAAGCTCCCGTCCATCTGGTTGCGGGCAAGCTCCACAAAGAGATCCGGGAAACAGAGCAGGACAATGTGGGCGTGGAAAGCGCCCACAAGTCCGAGGAAGCGGTGGAGACTGGCGCTTATCTGGTGCGGGAGGGCTATCGCAGCCACAAGCTGAAGCCGTACCGCAAAGCAGCACAGGCAGAGCGTCAACTGGAAAAGGCAAATGTAAATGTTCTGTACCAGAAATCTTTGCAGGAAAATCCCCAGTTTGCCAGCAATCCGTTTTCCCGCTGGCAGCAAAAGCAGGCCATTAAAAAGCAGTATGCCGCCGCCAAACACGCCGGTCAGACTGCCGGAAATACCGCCCAGGCTGCATCCAAAACCGGAAAAGCCGTAAGGACGGTAAAAGAAAAGGCACAGCAGGCAGGGGCGTTCGTCATGCGCCACAAGAAGGGTTTCCTGATGGCAGGGGTTTTGTTCCTCGTTACCTGTATGCTGATGAATACCATGTCCTCCTGCTCCATGATGGCGCAGAGCATCGGTTCCGTTCTCTCCGGCACCACTTATCCGTCGGATGACCCGGAAATGCTGGCAGTGGAGGCAGATTATGCAGCCAGAGAAGTCCAGTTGCAGGAGGAAATCGACAACATTGAAAGCAGCCACCCAGGGTATGACGAGTATCGCTATGACCTTGGTATGATCGGCCATGACCCTCATGAGCTGGCAGCATTTCTGTCTGCCGTCTTGCAAGGTTACACCCAGCAGAGCGCTCAGGCAGAGCTGGCGCGTGTGTTTGCAGCACAGTATCAGCTGACGCTTACTGAGGAAGTGGAGATTCGCTACCGCACGGAGACCTCCACCGACCCGGAGACCGGCGAGACCACCTCAGAAGAAGTCCCCTATGAGTATTACATTTTGAATGTGAAACTCACCAGCAAGCCCATTTCCGCTGTGGCGTCGGAGTTACTGACCCCGGAGCAGATGGAAATGTATCAGGTTTACCGGCAGACCATGGGCAATAAGCCGCTGTTGTTTGGCGGTGGTTCCCCTGACATGAGCAATTCCGAGGACTTGACCGGTGTGCAGTTCGTAAATGGAACCCGTCCCGGAAATCCGCAGTTGGTGGAGCTGGCCAAGCGTCAGGTCGGCAATGTGGGCGGCTATCCTTATTGGAGCTGGTATGGCTTTGACAGCCGCGTGGAGTGGTGCGCCTGCTTTGTATCCTGGTGTTATAACCAGGCTGGAAAAAGTGAACCGCGCTTTGCAGGCTGTGAGTGGCAGGGCGTTCCGTGGTTCCAGTCTCATGGACAATGGGGTGCAAGAGGCTATAACAATCTGGCTCCCGGAGATGCAATTTTCTTTGATTGGGATTTGGATGGGACAGCAGACCATGTGGGTATCGTGATCGGTACGGATGGCAGCCGTGTTTATACCGTGGAGGGAAATTCCGGCGATGCCTGCAAGATCAAAAGTTATGACCTGAATTATCAAAGTATTAAGGGCTACGGCCTGATGAACTGGTAA